The window ATGAAGCGGTCCGCCTTCTGCGCGCGCGGGGTCATCGGGCCGTCCGCCTCGCTGATGGCATGCTCGAATGGCGACTGGCCGCGCTCCCGGTCGAGGCCGCCGGCTAGCTCGGAGGTAGCGGTCGCCGCCGTACACTCGGCGCATGCCTGGCCTGCAGCACACCGCGATCATCACGGCTCCGCCCGAGCGGGTCTGGGCGGTGCTCGTCGACGTTGAGCGCTGGCCCGAGCGGATCCCTACGGTCGACGCCGTGGAGCGACTCGACGGTGGACCGTTGGCGGTCGGCTCCCGGACCCGGGTGCGGCAGCCCCGGCTGCCCGAGGGGGTGTGGACGGTCACCGAGATGGCCGACGGGTCTTCCTACACCTGGGAGTCGAAGTCGCCCGGCGTCACCGTCAACGCCGCGCACGTCGTCGAGCCGCACCCCGAGGGGAGTCGGCTCACCCTCACGGTGACCGTGTCCGGTCCGATGTCGGGGATCGGCTGGCTGTTCACGCGCTCCCTGACCAAGCGCTACGTCGAGACGGAGGCCGCTTCCATCAAGAAGGCAGCCGAAGAAACGAGCGGCACTAGCGGGTGAAGTCCCAGCGGGTGGCGCCATTCGGCTCCGCGCCCGCCACGCCGACGGCGGTGTGCAGGGTGAGGCGGTAGAGGTACCAAGGTGGTGGGCCCGCACTCGGCGCGCTGAACGGGGCGGTGAGTGCGTCGTCCTCCACTGTGGCGGGCCAGCCGCCCGTGCGGTAGACGGCCGCCACCCGCTCCAAAGTGTCGGTGTCGGTGACCCGGTGGGCCTCGCCCTCCAGCACCAAATCCATACCGCGCAAGCGCACCGCCACACTGCAGGCCGGGTTCGCCGCGAGGTTGCGGGACTTGCGCGTGCCCGGTCCGCTGGTGAAGTACAGCGCGTCTTCCACCCAGATGGCGCCGACGCCCGCCGAGTGCGGCCTGCCGTCGGGGCGGACGGTCGCCACGAAGAACGTCAGGTCTTCCCCGGGCGTGTCCTCGGCGAGGATGTCACGCGGACGGCTCCACGGCAGTTCCGCGGATCCGTACCGGTCGAGGTTCCTGGTCGAGCTCGGCTCGGTCATCGTGTCCCCTTGATTGCCGCGACCCGTTCCACCGTGCCCGCCTTGAGTCGCTCGCGCCGCTCGATGACGAATCCGGCCTGTGCCACCAGCGGCAGCGGCCGCCGGGTCTGGTAGTCGCCGATCATCCGCACGGTCACCAGTTCCAGCAACCGCTGGACCAGCCGGATCGGCTTGTGATGGCTGCCCACGTGGTCGAGCAGCAGCAGTCGCCCGCCCGGGCGCAGGACGCGGTGCATCTCGGCGATGGCGCCGCGTTCATCCGGGACACCGCAGAGGCCGAGGGTGCAGACCACGGTGTCGAACGACGAGTCGTCGAAGGGCAGGCGCTGGGCGTCGCCCTGGATCAACGCGACCTTGTGTGGGGTCTCCAGGACGCGGGCGCGGGCGATGTCCAGCATCGCGGCGCTGAAGTCGAGCCCGGTCAGCCGCACGCCCTCGGGGTAGAACGGCAGGTTGCGCCCGGTGCCCACGGCCACTTCCAGGACATCGCCCGAGGCCTGCGCGCACACCCACTCCCGACCGCCCTTGAACTGCACGCGCTCGAAGAAGCCGATGTCGCGGTCGTAGCGGTCGGCGTAGCGGTCCCACTGGCGATGGTGGTCGGTCACGGTGTCACCACGCTACTGGGAGTTCGACCACTCCGCCGGGTCGTCCACGGCGTATTGCAGGCCGCCAGGGCCCGTTAGTGGTGGTGGGCGAGTGTCTCGTGAGCCACTTGCGCGCAGGCGGCGGGTTCGGTGTGGACTGTCGCGGCGCTGAGCCGGGGAACAGCGTGCACCAGGCGGTGTTCGACGTCGTGGGCGATGCGGTGGGCCGCCTCGACGGTCAGTGAGGCGTCGACCGTGACCGACAGTTCCGCGCGGAGAGTGTGGCCGATCCAGCGCATCCTGACTTGGTCGACGGCCACCACGCCCGAGGTGCCCGTGACGGTGCGTTCGGCCAGGTCGACCACCGCCGGGTCGACCGCGTCCATCAGCCGGGCGAAGACCTCCTTCGCCGCGTCACGCAGGACGAACAGGATCGCCGCGGTGATCGCGAGGCCGATGATCGGGTCGGCCAACGGGAAACCGAGGCCGACGCCGAGCGCGCCGAGGACGACGGCCAGTGACGTGAAGCCGTCCGTGCGCGCGTGCAGGCCGTCGGCGACGAGAGCGGCCGAGCCGATCTCCCGGCCGACTCTGATGCGGTAGCGCGCGACGATCTCGTTGCCCGCGAACCCGATGACGCCCGCGCCCGCCACCACCCACAGGTGCCGCACTGGCTGCGGGTCGAGCAGCCGGTCGATCGCCTGCCAGCCCGCGAAAGCCGCCGACGCGGCGATGACCAGCACGACGACGACCCCGGCGAGATCCTCGGCCCGACCGAGCCCGTAGGTGTGCCGCCGCGTCGCCGCGCGGCGGCCGAGGAGGAACGCGACGCCGATCGGCACCGCGGTCAGGGCGTCGGCGAAGTTGTGCACGGTGTCGCCGAGCAGCGCGACGGAACCGCTCACCATCACCACCGCCGACTGCGCGAGCGCGGTGACCAGGAGCGCCGCGAACGACCAGGCCAGGGTGCGCATGCCCCGCTTGCTCGCCTCGAGTGCGCTGTCGACGCGGTCCGCGCTGTCGTGGCTGTGCGGCTTCAGCACGTGCCGAAGGCGGTGTCGACGTCCGTGTCCGTGACCGTGGCTCATGTGCCCTCCTGGTTGCAGGATGCCCTGATCAGAGGCAACATGCAACCATGCGCGCGCACAATGACATGGCAACTGCCAGGGTCTCGCAGGAAGAGCGGTTCCGGGTGGCGGCCGAGGTGCTCGGGATGCTGGCCGACCCGACCCGGCTCGCCCTGTTGCGGCTGCTCGCGGCGGGTGAGCAGGACGTCAACACCCTGGCCGGGCAGGTGAGCGCGTCGCGGTCGTCGGTGTCGCAGCATCTCGGCAGGCTCCGGCTGGCGGGCCTGGTCCACGTTCGCCGCGAAGGTCGGCGGATGGTTTACCGCGTGGTGAGCGGCCATCTGTCGGGGCTGGTCGACGAGGCGTTGGAGTTCGCCGACCACGCCGTGCGCGGCATCCCGCACCACGAGTGACGGTGTAGAGCGGCGCTTCCTTGGGTATGTCGTGGATTCCGGACGACGCAAGGAAGGAGTGATCTCGTTGAGCACGATCACCGAGAGCGTTGAGGTCGGAGTTCCGGTGACCGACGCCTACAACCAGTGGACTCAGTTCGAGACCTTCCCCCGCTTCATGGAAGGCGTCGAGCAGGTGCGCCAGCTTGACGACACGCACATGCACTGGGTGACCAAGGTCGGCGGGGTGACCCGCGAGTTCGACGCGACGATCGTCGAGCAGATCCCGGACCAGTGCGTCTCGTGGCGCTCCGACGCGGGACCCGACCACTCCGGGAAGGTCACCTTCGACAAGGTCGACGCCCGGACCACTCGGGTCACCGCGAAGATGAACATCGACCCCGAGGGTTTCGTCGAGAACGTCGCCGACAAGCTCGGTGTGCTGGACCGTCGGGTCAAGGGCGACCTGAAGCGGTTCAAGGAGTTCATCGAGGAGCGCGGCGGCCGGGAGACCGGGGCGTGGCGCGGCTCGGTGGAGAGCACGACCGAGCAGTCCACCGCCCAGGGCCCCAGCACGCGGGCGGGCAAGCCGGGCGCGGGCATCCGGCCCGGTGAGCCGGGCGTGAGCGGCCTGGTCCCGGACGACCCGGACAGTGGCGGTCTTTCGCCGAAGACCGATCCGCGGCCGCCGCTGTAACCGGCTACCGATAGACACCGTCCCCCATGGGTTCCCATGGGGGACGGCTGTGTCGGATCCCTTGCACCGCAAGTGATTTCGCCCCCGTGGGCCGGCCCGATGTGTAAGCACGCCCGCTCAGGGGAACCCGACAGATTCGTGTGCGACCCCGACCGACGACGAACCAGGAGAACCATGTCCCGCAAGAACATCATCGTCCTCGGTCTCGACGAAGTGAATCACGCCCTGCTGCACCAGGTTCCGGACGCGGACCGCTACCGGTTCCACGGCCTGCTCACGCTTGAGGAACTGCAGAAGGGTGAAATCCAGATAGTCGACTTACTGGACAAGGCCCGCAAGGCGCTGACCTCCTTCGACGGGACGATCGACGCGATCGTGGGCTACTGGGATTTCCCGGTGAGCACCATGCTTCCGTTGCTGTGCCGCGAGTTCGGTGTGCGTGGGGCGAGCCTTGAGTCGGTGCTGAAGTGCGAACACAAGTACTGGAGCAGGCTCGAACAGCAGAAGGTGATCTCCGAGCACCCCGCGTTCGCGCTCGTCGAACTCGACGATGACAAGGCACCGCTGCCCTTTCCCTTCTGGCTCAAGCCGGTCAAGTCGTTCTCCTCGGACCTGGCGTTCGAGGTGACCGGCGAAGCCGAGTTCCGATCGGCCGTGGCCGAGATCGCCGACGGGATCGGCCGGGTGGGCGAGCCGTTCGACTACCTGCTCGACCAAGCCGACCTGCCGCCCGAGATCGCGGACGCGGGCGGGCAGGTGGCACTCGCCGAACGCGCCCTGAGCGGCGCCCGGGCCGCGGTCGAGGGGTACAGCCGCGACGGCGAGGTGGAGATCTACGCCGTGCTCGATTCCCTGGTGTACCCGGAGGTGTCGAGCTTCCTGCGGCACCAGTATCCGTCGCAGCTGCCCGAGGAGATGCGGCGCAAGCTCGTCGACGTCTCCCAGCGGGTGATCAAGGGAATCGGGTTCGACCCCGGAACGTTCAGCATCGAGTACTTCTGCGACCCGGACACCGGCGAGATCAACCTGCTGGAGATCAACGCCCGGCACTCGCAGTCCCATGCCGAGATGTTCGCACTGGTCAACGGGTTCCCGAACCACCACTACATGCTCAAGGTGGCGCTCGGGGAGGACCCGCGGCACCCGCTCGGCGGCGGCCCGTACGCGCTGGCCGCGCGCTGGTACCTGCGTCGCTTCGACGACGGGCTGCTGACCAGCGGGCCGACCGACGAGGAGATCAAGTCCATTGAGGACGAGATCGGCGGGGTCAGCGTGTACCGCCGCGCTCCCGACGGCTCCCGGCTGTCCGAACTGCCCGGACAGGACAGTTACAGCTACGAGCTCGCCGAGATCGTGGTGGGCGCGGACGGACCCGAGCAGCTGCGCGACAAGTACGAGCGGTGCGTCGCCGCGCTGCGCTTCGACTTCGACGGGGAGTAGCACCTGATGCGAGCCGTGACCGACCTTCCGCACGCCGTCAAGGAGGACGAGCACTTCTGGATCCCGGTGCGCGACGGCACCCGGCTGGCCGCGCGGATGTGGCGGCCGCTGTCGTCCGACGACGAGCCCGTGCCCGCGATCCTGGAGTACATCCCGTACCGCAAACGGGATCTGACCTCGGTGCGCGACTCGATCGCGCACCCGTACCTGGCCGGGCACGGCTACGCGTGCGTGCGGGTCGACATCCGGGGGACGGGTGAGTCCGACGGGGTGCTGACCGACGAATACCTGGAGCAGGAACAGGCCGACGCCGAGGACGTGTTGGCGTGGCTGGCCGAACAGCCCTGGTGTGACGGGCGGACGGGGATGCTCGGCATCTCCTGGGGCGGGTTCGCCGCGCTGCAGGTGGCCGCGCGCAAGCCGCCGAGTCTGGGGGCGATCTGCATCGCGTCGTTCACCGACGACCGCTACGCCGACGACATGCACTACATGGGCGGCTGTCTGCTGTCGGACAGCCTGGCCGAGTCCGGCACCATGTTCGCCTACAGCACCTGCCCACCCGACCCCGCGCTGGTGGGGGAGCGGTGGCGGGAGATGTGGCTGCGGCGGTTGGAGTCCGCCGGGCCCTGGATCATCGAGTGGCTGCGCCACCAGCGCCGCGACGACTACTGGCGGCACGCGTCGGTGTGCCAGGACTACTCGGCCGTCGCCGTGCCCGTGTTCGCCGCGTGCGGCTGGGCCGACGGGTACTCCAACGCGGTGCTGCGGCTGATGGCGGAGCTGGACGTGCCGCGAATGGGGCTCATCGGGCCGTGGTCGCACAAGTACCCGCACCTAGGGGTGCCCGGCCCGGCGATCGGCTACCTGCAGGAGGTGGTCCGCTGGTTCGACCGCTGGCTGCGCGACGGGGACGACGAGTTCGACGAACCCGTGCTGCGCACCTGGATGCAGGAGAGCGTGCCGCCGTCGACCGCGTACGAGGAGCGGCCCGGCCGGTGGGTCGGTGAGCCGTCGTGGCCGTCCCCGCACGTGCGCCGCGAGTGTCGTCCCCTTGGGCCGCACCGGATCGGGGCCGAGGGGGAGGAGGTCGAGCCGACCGGCCTGACCATCGAGTCGCCGCTGAGCGTGGGGCAGTTCGCCGGGAAGTGGTGTTCCTACAACGCGCCGCCGGACCTGCCGTACGACCAGCGCGAGGAGGACGGCGGGTCGCTGGTGTTCGACTCGGACTTCCTCACCGAGCGGTGCGAGATCCTCGGCGCGCCGGTCGTCCGGCTCGACGTCTCGGCCACGGCGCCGGTCGCCATGGTGGCGGCCCGCCTCTCCGACGTCGCACCGGACGGCCGGGCGACCCGGGTGTCGTACGGGTTGCTCAATCTGACGCACCGGGAATCGCACGATGATCCCTCGCCGGTTGTCCCGGGCGAGCGCTACACCGTCGAGGTCCAGCTCAACGGTGTGGCGCAAGCGTTTCCGGCCGGGCACCGGATCCGGCTGTCACTGTCCACATCGTACTGGCCGCTCGCCTGGCCACCCCCGGAACCGGTGCGGCTGACCGTCCACACCGCGACCAGCACGCTCGAACTGCCGGTCCGCCCGGTCGGCGAGTCCGACGAGGTGTCGCTGCGCCCGTTCGACGAGCCCGAGGGCGCCCCGGCCAACACGGTCAGCGCGTTGCTGCCGGGGGAGCACCGGTGGATCGTCTCCCGTGACCTGGTGGATTACCGCAGCGCGCTGGAGGTGGTGAAGGACAACGGGGTCGTGCGGTTCGACGACACGGGGATGGAGGTCGGCAAGCGGGTCTTGGAGCACTACGGCTGGACGGCCGACGACTACACCTCGGTCGAAGGGCGCACCGACTGGACGATGACGTTCCGCCGCGGCGACTGGTCGGCGAGCACCCGGACCCAGCAGACCCTCACCTGCACGCCGACCGAGTTCCGGCTGCACGCGCGGATCGACGGCTTCGAGGGGGACCGGCGGGTGTTCTCCGAGAACTGGGACCGCACGTTCCCCCGTGACCAGGTGTGAGCTCAGAGCACCTTCGCGATACCGGTGAGCTGGGCGATCACCAGGCCGACGACGGCGATGGTCACCAGCACCACCAGGATGAAGGTGATCACCGCGGGCACGCGCGACGGGTAGCGCTCGCGCCGCGAGAGGCCCTCGGTCGTGCTGCCGGACTCCGGCGGGGTGTCACCGGGTCGGACGCCGCCACCCGGTTCCAGGCCGGGTGTGCGATCCGGGTCGGGGTCAGGGGGCAGGGCGGTCACCGGGATCTCCTCCTCCGAGGATTAGGTCCTGTCCTGTAAGTCCAGGACCTAGTCAGGTGGTTCCTGGACG is drawn from Actinokineospora alba and contains these coding sequences:
- a CDS encoding ATP-grasp domain-containing protein, which gives rise to MSRKNIIVLGLDEVNHALLHQVPDADRYRFHGLLTLEELQKGEIQIVDLLDKARKALTSFDGTIDAIVGYWDFPVSTMLPLLCREFGVRGASLESVLKCEHKYWSRLEQQKVISEHPAFALVELDDDKAPLPFPFWLKPVKSFSSDLAFEVTGEAEFRSAVAEIADGIGRVGEPFDYLLDQADLPPEIADAGGQVALAERALSGARAAVEGYSRDGEVEIYAVLDSLVYPEVSSFLRHQYPSQLPEEMRRKLVDVSQRVIKGIGFDPGTFSIEYFCDPDTGEINLLEINARHSQSHAEMFALVNGFPNHHYMLKVALGEDPRHPLGGGPYALAARWYLRRFDDGLLTSGPTDEEIKSIEDEIGGVSVYRRAPDGSRLSELPGQDSYSYELAEIVVGADGPEQLRDKYERCVAALRFDFDGE
- a CDS encoding cation diffusion facilitator family transporter gives rise to the protein MSHGHGHGRRHRLRHVLKPHSHDSADRVDSALEASKRGMRTLAWSFAALLVTALAQSAVVMVSGSVALLGDTVHNFADALTAVPIGVAFLLGRRAATRRHTYGLGRAEDLAGVVVVLVIAASAAFAGWQAIDRLLDPQPVRHLWVVAGAGVIGFAGNEIVARYRIRVGREIGSAALVADGLHARTDGFTSLAVVLGALGVGLGFPLADPIIGLAITAAILFVLRDAAKEVFARLMDAVDPAVVDLAERTVTGTSGVVAVDQVRMRWIGHTLRAELSVTVDASLTVEAAHRIAHDVEHRLVHAVPRLSAATVHTEPAACAQVAHETLAHHH
- a CDS encoding CocE/NonD family hydrolase; protein product: MRAVTDLPHAVKEDEHFWIPVRDGTRLAARMWRPLSSDDEPVPAILEYIPYRKRDLTSVRDSIAHPYLAGHGYACVRVDIRGTGESDGVLTDEYLEQEQADAEDVLAWLAEQPWCDGRTGMLGISWGGFAALQVAARKPPSLGAICIASFTDDRYADDMHYMGGCLLSDSLAESGTMFAYSTCPPDPALVGERWREMWLRRLESAGPWIIEWLRHQRRDDYWRHASVCQDYSAVAVPVFAACGWADGYSNAVLRLMAELDVPRMGLIGPWSHKYPHLGVPGPAIGYLQEVVRWFDRWLRDGDDEFDEPVLRTWMQESVPPSTAYEERPGRWVGEPSWPSPHVRRECRPLGPHRIGAEGEEVEPTGLTIESPLSVGQFAGKWCSYNAPPDLPYDQREEDGGSLVFDSDFLTERCEILGAPVVRLDVSATAPVAMVAARLSDVAPDGRATRVSYGLLNLTHRESHDDPSPVVPGERYTVEVQLNGVAQAFPAGHRIRLSLSTSYWPLAWPPPEPVRLTVHTATSTLELPVRPVGESDEVSLRPFDEPEGAPANTVSALLPGEHRWIVSRDLVDYRSALEVVKDNGVVRFDDTGMEVGKRVLEHYGWTADDYTSVEGRTDWTMTFRRGDWSASTRTQQTLTCTPTEFRLHARIDGFEGDRRVFSENWDRTFPRDQV
- a CDS encoding DUF6480 family protein: MTALPPDPDPDRTPGLEPGGGVRPGDTPPESGSTTEGLSRRERYPSRVPAVITFILVVLVTIAVVGLVIAQLTGIAKVL
- a CDS encoding class I SAM-dependent methyltransferase, producing MTDHHRQWDRYADRYDRDIGFFERVQFKGGREWVCAQASGDVLEVAVGTGRNLPFYPEGVRLTGLDFSAAMLDIARARVLETPHKVALIQGDAQRLPFDDSSFDTVVCTLGLCGVPDERGAIAEMHRVLRPGGRLLLLDHVGSHHKPIRLVQRLLELVTVRMIGDYQTRRPLPLVAQAGFVIERRERLKAGTVERVAAIKGTR
- a CDS encoding pyridoxamine 5'-phosphate oxidase family protein, coding for MTEPSSTRNLDRYGSAELPWSRPRDILAEDTPGEDLTFFVATVRPDGRPHSAGVGAIWVEDALYFTSGPGTRKSRNLAANPACSVAVRLRGMDLVLEGEAHRVTDTDTLERVAAVYRTGGWPATVEDDALTAPFSAPSAGPPPWYLYRLTLHTAVGVAGAEPNGATRWDFTR
- a CDS encoding ArsR/SmtB family transcription factor, whose translation is MRAHNDMATARVSQEERFRVAAEVLGMLADPTRLALLRLLAAGEQDVNTLAGQVSASRSSVSQHLGRLRLAGLVHVRREGRRMVYRVVSGHLSGLVDEALEFADHAVRGIPHHE
- a CDS encoding SRPBCC family protein; translation: MPGLQHTAIITAPPERVWAVLVDVERWPERIPTVDAVERLDGGPLAVGSRTRVRQPRLPEGVWTVTEMADGSSYTWESKSPGVTVNAAHVVEPHPEGSRLTLTVTVSGPMSGIGWLFTRSLTKRYVETEAASIKKAAEETSGTSG